A genome region from Anastrepha ludens isolate Willacy chromosome 3, idAnaLude1.1, whole genome shotgun sequence includes the following:
- the LOC128856757 gene encoding chymotrypsin-elastase inhibitor ixodidin, with the protein MLSTNSSKLWGFVLLFCCSLALVCDAQESTTNKPCPPNETYTPCGSPCQTECSTLNEPCRIQNIRCPDGCYCNEGYARDSNGVCIPKKDCP; encoded by the exons ATGTTAAGCACAAATTCTAGCAAGCTTTGGGGGttcgttttgcttttttgctGCAGCTTAGCGTTGGTGTGCGATGCTCAGGAAAGCACTACAA ATAAACCCTGTCCACCCAACGAGACTTATACACCCTGTGGTTCACCCTGTCAAACTGAATGCTCCACGCTGAATGAGCCATGTCGGATACAGAATATTCGCTGCCCCGatggttgttattgtaatgaAGGTTATGCACGCGATAGTAATGGGGTTTGCATACCGAAGAAAGATTGCCCGTAA